The following proteins are encoded in a genomic region of Papaver somniferum cultivar HN1 unplaced genomic scaffold, ASM357369v1 unplaced-scaffold_10, whole genome shotgun sequence:
- the LOC113326547 gene encoding beta-amyrin 28-monooxygenase-like — protein MKYSWNVVCEVMRLETPAPGGFKQAMADFTYAGYHIPKGCKLYWSSMATHKNPDNFPDPEKFYPSRFEGGGPAPFTYVPFARGPGTCPGKEYARVQMLVFVHNLVRRYKLEKSFPLNPEDEEKLIFKPFPTLTGGLPIRIRAH, from the exons ATGAAGTACTCATGGAATGTGGTTTGTGAAGTAATGCGACTTGAAACACCTGCGCCAGGAGGTTTTAAACAAGCCATGGCAGATTTCACGTACGCAGGGTATCACATACCAAAAGGATGCAAG CTATATTGGAGCTCAATGGCAACACATAAAAATCCTGATAACTTCCCGGATCCAGAGAAATTTTATCCTTCGAGGTTTGAAGGGGGCGGTCCGGCTCCATTCACATATGTTCCATTTGCAAGAGGACCTGGTACATGCCCTGGCAAAGAGTATGCTCGAGTTCAAATGCTTGTCTTCGTTCACAATCTTGTAAGGAGGTACAAGTTGGAGAAATCGTTCCCTTTGAATCCTGAGGACGAAGAGAAGTTGATATTTAAACCATTTCCAACACTTACCGGAGGGCTCCCTATTCGTATTCGAGCTCACTAG
- the LOC113326437 gene encoding beta-amyrin 28-monooxygenase-like: MKLLDFLWGRKDITTAGSAVCGNKQLPPGSSGWPFIGETIEFYRAGLAGAPEKFFFDRFRKYSSQVFRTSLIGETVIVIGGTASGNKFLFSNEGEDKLINAWYPPSVRKLLPVSNQFSKDQDFLKAARKAFPEFLSQEAVKTYVGTMDSMTRRHFETHWDKYMSTNEEMITITVHPLVKNYSFQMACRLLLSMDLEQETHCIDELQKLFSVLLDGILSIPIDFPGTAFNRAIKLLN, encoded by the coding sequence TTTGGACTTTCTTTGGGGTAGAAAAGATATCACCACTGCTGGGTCAGCCGTTTGTGGTAACAAGCAACTCCCACCTGGGAGCTCCGGTTGGCCATTCATTGGTGAAACTATCGAGTTCTATAGAGCAGGTCTAGCTGGTGCACCTGAGAAGTTTTTCTTTGATAGGTTTAGAAAATACTCGTCTCAAGTATTTAGGACTTCTTTGATCGGTGAAACTGTTATCGTCATCGGTGGTACTGCCTCTGGCAATAAATTCTTATTCTCAAACGAAGGTGAAGATAAACTCATAAATGCTTGGTATCCTCCATCCGTTCGTAAACTCCTACCTGTAAGTAATCAATTTTCAAAAGATCAAGATTTTCTTAAGGCAGCTCGTAAGGCTTTTCCAGAATTTCTCAGCCAGGAAGCGGTTAAAACCTATGTTGGCACCATGGATTCGATGACAAGAAGACACTTTGAGACTCATTGGGATAAATATATGAGCACAAATGAAGAAATGATCACTATTACCGTTCACCCTTTAGTCAAGAACTACAGCTTCCAAATGGCCTGTCGTTTGTTGTTGAGCATGGATTTAGAGCAAGAAACTCATTGCATTGATGAATTACAAAAGTTATTTTCAGTTCTGTTAGATGGTATCTTATCGATACCTATAGATTTTCCAGGAACAGCATTCAACCGTGCCATTAAGCTTCTAAACTGA